GGGACGTCCTACTCGAACCTCGGCTATTCGCTCCTCGGGCTGGTCGTCGCGCGCGCCTCCGGCGTGCCGTACCGGCGCTACATGAGCGACGCGGTGCTCGGGCCGCTCGGCATGCGCGACGCCGCGTGGGACCCGTCGCAGGTGCCGCCCGGCGCGCTCGCGTCGCCCCACGCGCGCGGCGTCGACGACGGCGCCGTGGCGTCGATCCAGCCCTGGCGGCTCGGGGCCTCCGAGGCGACCGCGGGGCTCTACGCGAGCCTCGCCGACATGGGTCGCTTCGTCGGCTTCCAGCTCGCCGCCTGGCCCGCGCGCGACGCGCCCGAGACAGGGGCCTTGCGGCGGAGCACGGTGCGCGAGTCGCACATGATGGCGCGCAACGGCTCGGCGTTCCCGGCCGGCGGCGGCGACGACGGCCCCGGGCTCGGCTGGCACGTGCGCGAGGACTGCGACCTCGGCCACGTGGTGTTCCACGACGGCCTGATCGACGGATTCTCCGCGTCGGTGACGTTCCTCCCGCAGCGGGGCGTCGGGGTCGTCGCGCTCGCCAACGTGGCCGGCGCCGATCTCGAGTCGCTCAACGCGGAGGTGCTCGGCCAGCTCGCGGCGACCGGCGCCATGGAAGCGCGCGTCGTCCCGCCCTCCCCGCCCGTGCGCCGCGCCGCCCAGGCCGTCGCCTCCGTCATCGGCCGCGCGCGCACGGAGGCGCTCGATCGCAGGCTCAGGCCCGGCTGGTTCCCGGAGGCTCACCTCGCGTCCCTGCGAAAGGCGCTGCGCGACGCCGGCGCGCGGGTGGGACCGTGCGCGCTCGACGGCTCCGCCGCGGTGGAGAGCGCCACGGCGGCGCGCTTCGGCCTGCGCTGCGAGCGCGGCGCGCTCTCGCTGGCCGTGCGTGTGGACACCTCGCCGGACGCGCGGATCACGTCCCTCAGCGTGGAGGAGCAGACGGGGGCGATCGCCCGGGAAGCCCCCGGCCCGAGCGACCGCCCGGCGCGCTGCCGCTGAGCGATCTGCAGCCCGGTTGAATCGCCACACCTGCTAGTGTAACCGCGCCCATCGTCCCGGGCGTCGAACCGTCCCCCTCACCTCGCGGAGACCCGCTTGAAGCACAACGACGTGGTGGTTTTGATCCTCGGCGGAGGCGTAGGAAGCCGCCTCTACCCGCTCACCAAGCTGCGCTCGAAGCCAGCCGTCCCGACCGGCGGCAAGTACCGGCTGGTCGACATCCCGATCAGCAACTGCCTCAACTCGGGCTTCAACCGCATCCACATCCTCACGCAGTTCAACTCGGTCTCGCTCCACAACCACATCACGCAGACGTATCGATTCGACGTCTTCTCGGCCGGCGCCGTGCAGATCCTCGCGGCCGAGCAGACGCCGACCCACAGCGACTGGTACCAGGGCACCGCCGACGCCGTCCGCAAGCAGCTCGTCGAGGTGAAATCGCCGAACCCGCGGGACGTCATGATCCTCTCGGGCGATCACCTCTACCGCATGGACTACGAGCCCTTCCTCGAGCACCACCGCGAGACCCGGGCCGACGTCACGCTCGCCGTTCGCCCCGTCCCGACGGCCGAGGTGTCGCGCCTCGGCATCGTGGACACCGACGACACCGGGCGGGTGGTCAAGTTCATCGAGAAGCCGAAGGACATGAAGCTGCTCGACAGCGTGCGGCAGCTGCCCGATCCGGCGAACCCGTGGCTCGCCTCGATGGGCGTCTACATCTTCAGCGCGAAGGCGCTCTACGAGATGCTCGAGCGCGACAACGCCTCCGACTTCGGCAGCCACATCCTGCCCCGGGCGCTCGATACCCATCGGATGATGACCTATACGTTCGACGGGTACTGGGAGGACATCGGCACGATCCGCAGCTACTACGAGGCCAGCCTCGCGCTCACGGACTCCGATCCTCCGTTCTCGTTCTACGACCCGCAGCGGCCGATCTACACCCGCCCGCAGTTCTTCCCCCCGGCCCACGTCACCGCGGGCTCGGTCCTCGACCAGGTGCTCCTCGCCGAGGGGAGCCGGATCGTCGAGTCGAAGATCTCCCGGTCGGTCGTCGGGCAGCTCTCCTCCATCGGGCCCCACGTCTCGATGTCGAACACGGTCATGATGGGCGCGGACTACGAGTCCCTGTTCCAGGCCCACGGCCCCGAGAGCACGAGGGGCCTCCCGCCCATCGGCATCGGCCGCGGGTGCACGATCGACGGCGCGATCATCGACAAGAACGCGCGCATCGGCGACGGGGTGGTGATCCGCAACATCCCCGATCGGCCGGACACCGACGCCCCGTACTACGCGGCCCGGGAGGGCATCGTGGTCGTCCCGAAGAACGCCGTCGTCCCGCCGGGCACGGTCATCTGAGCGCGGGCCGCGCCCCGGCCGTCGAGGGGACGGCGGCTGGGCGCGCGGGCGGAAGGGACGCGCCGCGCGGGTAGGCACAGCGTTGCTGCGGCGCCCGGCCACTCGCCCCTCGTCGGCTGGGCCCCGGTCTGGTAAAGAGCGCCCTTATGCGAATCTGCATCCTCGGCGCCACGGGCCTTGTTGGCCGCGAAACCATCACCCTCATCGCGCGGGCCTGGCCCGGCGCGACGCTCGCCCTGTTCGCGAGCCGGGACCAGGAGCTCACCCTCGACGGCAAGTCGTACGAGGTGCTCGGCGCGTCGCGCCTCGAGGCGCAGGACGCCCCCCGCGGAGACCTCGCGTTCGTGGCCCTGGATGACGATCACAGCAAGCGGTACGTCCCGCGGCTCGTGGAGCTCGGGTACCGCGTGATCGACAAGAGCAACACGTACCGCGCCGACCCGAAGGTGCCGCTCGTCGTCGCCGGGGTGAACTCGAGCATCGTCGATGACT
The DNA window shown above is from Sorangium aterium and carries:
- a CDS encoding serine hydrolase domain-containing protein produces the protein MRTIDDRLAALLAAAVFSASPLLLCGCASTAPAPPAAAPVAAAPLAQRFASEPAPTPRFPDPERGRKLRAAAADVQALARRAAERERLPALALGVVIDEELAIQAVLGVRDAAAGGAVDEHTRFRIGSVTKPLTAAAILRLRDEGRLSIDAPAARYLPALAGVVYPTRDARQITVRDLLTHSSGLPRLGVFPPASTSRDVTEREILATLDGFGLESAPGTGTSYSNLGYSLLGLVVARASGVPYRRYMSDAVLGPLGMRDAAWDPSQVPPGALASPHARGVDDGAVASIQPWRLGASEATAGLYASLADMGRFVGFQLAAWPARDAPETGALRRSTVRESHMMARNGSAFPAGGGDDGPGLGWHVREDCDLGHVVFHDGLIDGFSASVTFLPQRGVGVVALANVAGADLESLNAEVLGQLAATGAMEARVVPPSPPVRRAAQAVASVIGRARTEALDRRLRPGWFPEAHLASLRKALRDAGARVGPCALDGSAAVESATAARFGLRCERGALSLAVRVDTSPDARITSLSVEEQTGAIAREAPGPSDRPARCR
- a CDS encoding glucose-1-phosphate adenylyltransferase is translated as MKHNDVVVLILGGGVGSRLYPLTKLRSKPAVPTGGKYRLVDIPISNCLNSGFNRIHILTQFNSVSLHNHITQTYRFDVFSAGAVQILAAEQTPTHSDWYQGTADAVRKQLVEVKSPNPRDVMILSGDHLYRMDYEPFLEHHRETRADVTLAVRPVPTAEVSRLGIVDTDDTGRVVKFIEKPKDMKLLDSVRQLPDPANPWLASMGVYIFSAKALYEMLERDNASDFGSHILPRALDTHRMMTYTFDGYWEDIGTIRSYYEASLALTDSDPPFSFYDPQRPIYTRPQFFPPAHVTAGSVLDQVLLAEGSRIVESKISRSVVGQLSSIGPHVSMSNTVMMGADYESLFQAHGPESTRGLPPIGIGRGCTIDGAIIDKNARIGDGVVIRNIPDRPDTDAPYYAAREGIVVVPKNAVVPPGTVI